Proteins found in one Streptomyces sp. NBC_00461 genomic segment:
- a CDS encoding epoxide hydrolase family protein has protein sequence MTSSPAGNAENPESTGSTESTDHAGNAGNAENADGIRPFRLDIPQSELDDLHDRLDRTRWPDELAGTGWAYGVPGGYLRELARYWRHSYDWRAAEAQLNQWPQFTTTIDGSTVHFAHVRSPEPDATPLIITHGWPGSIVEFLDVVGPLTDPAAHGGDPADAFHVVVPSIPGFGLSGPAADTGWEAGRVADAWAELMRRLGYERFGAQGGDWGAAISRELGRAHPDRVTGVHLNLLPGGQQATEPTPEELDALGTEEQERALLSWRRWSEWSREGTGYAVLQATRPQTPAYALTDSPVGQLAWIVEKFQEWTDSELLPEEAVDRDRMLTNVMLYWLTGTAGSAARIYYERAHTTGRAAQPTEPSAAPTALALFPAEPQLPLRHKAQRTENLVRWTEFDRGGHFPAMEEPDLLVGDVRAFFRQLREKG, from the coding sequence ATGACGTCTTCGCCCGCAGGGAACGCTGAGAACCCAGAGAGCACAGGGAGCACAGAGAGCACAGATCACGCAGGAAACGCAGGGAACGCCGAGAACGCCGACGGCATTCGCCCCTTCCGCCTCGACATCCCGCAGAGCGAGCTCGACGACCTGCACGACCGTCTCGACCGCACCCGCTGGCCGGACGAGCTGGCCGGCACCGGATGGGCGTACGGCGTACCCGGCGGCTACCTGCGCGAGCTGGCCCGGTACTGGCGCCACTCGTACGACTGGCGGGCCGCCGAGGCGCAGCTCAACCAGTGGCCGCAGTTCACGACCACGATCGACGGCTCGACCGTGCACTTCGCCCATGTCCGCTCCCCCGAGCCGGACGCCACCCCACTGATCATCACCCACGGCTGGCCGGGGTCGATCGTGGAGTTCCTGGACGTGGTCGGGCCGCTCACCGACCCCGCTGCGCACGGCGGGGACCCGGCTGACGCGTTCCACGTCGTCGTGCCGAGCATCCCCGGGTTCGGCCTGTCCGGTCCCGCCGCGGACACGGGCTGGGAGGCGGGCCGGGTCGCCGACGCGTGGGCCGAGCTGATGCGCCGGCTCGGCTACGAGCGGTTCGGTGCTCAGGGCGGCGACTGGGGTGCCGCCATCTCCCGCGAGCTGGGACGCGCCCACCCCGACCGGGTGACCGGCGTCCATCTCAACCTGCTGCCGGGCGGGCAGCAGGCCACCGAACCGACGCCGGAGGAACTGGACGCGCTCGGCACGGAGGAGCAGGAGCGGGCGCTGCTGTCGTGGCGCCGGTGGAGCGAGTGGTCGCGCGAGGGCACGGGGTACGCCGTCCTTCAGGCCACCCGGCCGCAGACTCCGGCGTACGCGCTCACCGACTCCCCCGTCGGCCAACTCGCCTGGATCGTCGAGAAGTTCCAGGAGTGGACGGACTCGGAGCTGCTGCCCGAGGAAGCCGTGGACCGGGACCGGATGCTCACGAACGTGATGCTGTACTGGCTGACCGGGACCGCGGGTTCCGCCGCCCGCATCTACTACGAGCGGGCGCACACCACGGGCCGCGCCGCCCAGCCCACCGAGCCCTCGGCCGCGCCGACCGCGCTCGCCCTCTTCCCGGCGGAGCCGCAGCTCCCCCTGCGGCACAAGGCGCAGCGCACGGAGAATCTGGTCCGCTGGACGGAGTTCGACCGGGGCGGACACTTCCCGGCGATGGAGGAGCCGGACCTGCTGGTGGGCGATGTGCGGGCCTTCTTCCGGCAGCTGCGCGAGAAGGGCTGA
- a CDS encoding VOC family protein: MSTDGFTTCLWFDGQAEEAAHYYVSVFKNSSIGRVTHYTEGAMQPAGTVLTVEFTVNGHKFVALNGGPQFKFTEAISFQMFCRNQEEIDHYWTKLTEGGGEPGPCGWLKDRFGVSWQVIPEGLDEMISDPDTSKSSRAMQAMLKMHKLDIAALEKAYEGE; encoded by the coding sequence ATGAGCACCGACGGATTCACCACGTGTCTCTGGTTCGACGGCCAGGCCGAGGAGGCCGCGCACTACTACGTCTCGGTCTTCAAGAACTCCAGCATCGGCAGGGTGACCCACTACACCGAGGGTGCCATGCAGCCTGCCGGCACCGTGCTGACCGTCGAGTTCACGGTCAACGGCCACAAATTCGTCGCCCTGAACGGCGGCCCCCAGTTCAAGTTCACCGAGGCGATCTCCTTCCAGATGTTCTGCCGGAACCAGGAGGAGATCGACCACTACTGGACCAAGCTCACCGAGGGCGGCGGCGAGCCCGGCCCCTGCGGTTGGCTGAAGGACCGCTTCGGAGTGTCCTGGCAGGTCATCCCTGAGGGCCTCGACGAGATGATCAGCGACCCGGACACGTCGAAGTCGAGCCGTGCGATGCAGGCGATGCTGAAGATGCACAAGCTCGACATCGCCGCCCTGGAGAAGGCATACGAGGGAGAGTGA
- a CDS encoding beta-L-arabinofuranosidase domain-containing protein, with protein sequence MTPPLGRRQFLAATGTASAALAIAGGGTADAATAPSAATARARPFPLTAVTLLDSPFRDNQRRNSAYLHFVDIDRLLHTFRTNVGLPSTAQPCGGWEGPNVELRGHSTGHLLSGLALAHAGTGDTALRDKGRALVAELAACQAASPAAGFGKGYLSAFPESFFDRLEAGTGVWAPYYTIHKIMAGLVEQYRLSGNDQALDVVLRQAGWVDTRTAGLTYEQMQRVLETEFGGMNDVLADLHALTGDGKWLDVAERFTHARVFDPLARGEDRLAGLHANTQIPKMVGALRLWEEGRPERYRTVAANFWQIVTGHHSYVIGGNSNGEAFHEPDVVAGQLSDSTCENCNSYNMLKLTRLLHFHAPDRTDLLDHYERTLFNQMLGEQDPVSAHGFNIYYTGLAPGSFKRQPSFMGTDPNAYSTDYDNFSCDHGTGMETHAKFADTVYTHDDRDLLVNLFIPSQVVWREQGVTWRQTTGFPDSPTTTLTVTAGRATHGLRVRIPSWALGARATLNGRALPDRPKPGSWLTLERAWRTGDRVEVSLPMRTVVEATPDDPDVQAVLHGPVVLAGAYGDRANASLPRLDVTSVRQESSKSLRFTARADDEDVTLLPIARVHHQHYSVYWLTGEPPPPPPEFVAWHRFDETSGTTATDATGNGRAAQLVGGASWSASGRIGGAVALDGTDGHVALAEDLLAGASAYSLAAWVRLDGRPGAWSRIFDVGTGVTANLFLTPLSGDGTLRYAITAGGAGGEQRIDADPLPADRWVHVAVSYGAGTAVLYVDGAEAGRNASVSVEPRHFGNHIRTGYVGRSQYADPYLKGAVDDFRVYGRTLSAAEVATLAQASTS encoded by the coding sequence ATGACCCCACCTCTCGGCAGACGTCAGTTCCTCGCGGCCACCGGTACCGCTTCCGCGGCCCTCGCCATCGCGGGCGGGGGGACGGCGGACGCCGCCACCGCCCCCTCGGCCGCCACCGCCCGGGCGCGGCCCTTCCCGCTCACTGCGGTGACCCTGCTGGACAGTCCCTTCCGGGACAACCAGCGCCGTAACTCGGCCTATCTGCACTTCGTCGACATCGACCGGTTGCTGCACACCTTCCGGACCAACGTCGGCCTGCCCAGCACCGCCCAGCCCTGCGGCGGCTGGGAGGGGCCGAACGTCGAGCTGCGCGGCCACTCCACCGGCCATCTGCTCTCCGGGCTCGCCCTCGCCCACGCGGGCACAGGCGACACGGCCCTGCGCGACAAGGGCCGCGCCCTCGTCGCCGAGCTCGCCGCATGCCAGGCCGCCTCCCCCGCCGCCGGGTTCGGCAAGGGCTATCTGTCCGCCTTCCCGGAGAGTTTCTTCGACCGGCTGGAGGCCGGCACGGGAGTGTGGGCGCCGTACTACACGATCCACAAGATCATGGCCGGACTGGTCGAGCAGTACCGGCTGTCCGGGAACGACCAGGCCCTCGACGTCGTGCTCCGGCAGGCGGGATGGGTCGACACGCGCACCGCCGGACTGACGTACGAGCAGATGCAGCGCGTGCTGGAGACCGAGTTCGGCGGGATGAACGACGTGCTCGCCGATCTGCACGCCCTCACCGGTGACGGCAAGTGGCTCGACGTCGCCGAGCGTTTCACCCACGCCCGTGTCTTCGACCCGCTGGCCCGGGGCGAGGACCGGCTGGCGGGATTGCACGCGAACACGCAGATCCCGAAGATGGTCGGCGCCCTGCGGCTGTGGGAGGAGGGGCGGCCCGAGCGCTACCGCACCGTCGCCGCGAACTTCTGGCAGATCGTCACAGGCCACCACTCGTACGTCATCGGCGGCAACAGCAACGGCGAGGCCTTCCACGAACCGGACGTCGTCGCGGGCCAGTTGTCCGACAGCACCTGCGAGAACTGCAACAGCTACAACATGCTGAAGCTGACCCGGCTGCTGCACTTCCACGCTCCGGACCGCACCGACCTGCTGGACCACTACGAGCGCACGCTCTTCAACCAGATGCTGGGCGAACAGGACCCGGTCTCCGCCCACGGCTTCAACATCTACTACACCGGTCTGGCGCCCGGTTCCTTCAAACGTCAGCCGTCCTTCATGGGCACCGACCCGAACGCGTACTCCACCGACTACGACAACTTCTCCTGCGACCACGGCACCGGCATGGAGACGCACGCCAAGTTCGCCGACACCGTCTACACGCACGACGACCGCGACCTGCTGGTCAACCTGTTCATCCCCTCGCAGGTCGTCTGGCGGGAACAGGGCGTCACCTGGCGGCAGACCACCGGCTTCCCCGACAGCCCCACCACCACGCTGACGGTGACCGCCGGGCGCGCCACGCACGGACTGCGCGTGCGCATCCCGTCCTGGGCCCTTGGCGCCCGTGCCACCCTCAACGGCCGTGCGCTGCCCGACCGTCCGAAGCCCGGCAGTTGGCTCACCCTGGAGCGCGCATGGCGCACCGGCGACCGGGTGGAGGTGTCCCTGCCGATGCGCACGGTCGTCGAGGCCACGCCCGACGACCCCGACGTCCAGGCCGTGCTGCACGGCCCGGTGGTCCTGGCGGGAGCCTACGGCGACCGGGCGAACGCCTCGCTGCCGCGCCTCGACGTCACGTCCGTCCGGCAGGAATCGTCGAAGTCGCTGCGGTTCACCGCCCGCGCCGACGACGAGGACGTGACCCTGCTGCCGATCGCCCGCGTCCATCACCAGCACTACTCGGTGTACTGGCTCACCGGCGAACCCCCGCCCCCTCCCCCTGAGTTCGTCGCCTGGCACCGCTTCGACGAGACGTCGGGCACCACCGCGACCGACGCGACCGGCAACGGCAGGGCGGCCCAACTGGTCGGTGGGGCTTCGTGGTCGGCATCCGGACGCATCGGCGGAGCGGTGGCACTGGACGGCACGGACGGCCATGTCGCCCTCGCCGAGGACCTGTTGGCGGGTGCCTCCGCCTACTCCCTGGCCGCATGGGTACGGCTGGACGGTCGGCCGGGCGCCTGGAGCCGGATCTTCGACGTCGGCACGGGCGTCACCGCCAACCTGTTCCTGACCCCGCTCAGCGGCGACGGCACCCTGAGGTACGCGATCACCGCCGGCGGGGCGGGCGGCGAGCAGCGCATCGACGCCGACCCGCTGCCCGCCGACCGATGGGTGCACGTGGCGGTGAGCTACGGCGCCGGGACCGCCGTCCTCTACGTCGACGGCGCCGAGGCCGGCCGGAACGCGAGCGTCTCCGTGGAGCCGCGCCACTTCGGCAACCACATCCGCACCGGGTACGTCGGCAGGTCGCAGTATGCCGATCCCTACCTCAAGGGAGCGGTCGACGACTTCCGGGTGTACGGCAGGACGCTGAGCGCCGCCGAGGTGGCGACGCTGGCGCAGGCCTCCACCTCGTAG
- a CDS encoding SGNH/GDSL hydrolase family protein, which translates to MRKPWFVGVLLTGVLLLGACGDPSSGPETSPPSPVVPGASATMTHQRAPASPGVPAVAPRVLYLGDSLAMEAQNVLGQQLRGSLEATYTSAPYSGTTLCDYLEGTGKRSLVPDADKAAALVRSRHPDYVVLQFWGNAWGYTWCMDGITYNASQQRYFTRYRADLRRLTEQIAAAGGDRRPKIVWVLQGPDPITPDRVRRVNEMYERQAAASRDLVADAGAAVSPAGARYTWAQYLPCTGYEREHADYCTQPGRDRTALHLDADYLHFCLAPTTSTPKPCPARSPGILRIAREITRVIAGRVRAR; encoded by the coding sequence ATGCGGAAGCCGTGGTTCGTGGGGGTGCTGCTGACCGGGGTGCTGCTGCTCGGCGCGTGCGGCGACCCGTCGTCCGGGCCGGAGACGTCGCCGCCCTCCCCCGTCGTGCCGGGGGCGTCCGCCACGATGACCCACCAGCGGGCACCGGCCTCCCCCGGCGTGCCCGCGGTGGCACCGCGGGTGCTGTACCTCGGCGACTCGCTCGCGATGGAGGCGCAGAACGTCCTCGGGCAGCAACTCCGCGGGAGCCTCGAAGCGACGTACACGAGCGCCCCGTACTCGGGAACCACGCTGTGCGACTACCTGGAGGGGACGGGGAAGCGTTCGCTCGTGCCGGACGCGGACAAGGCGGCCGCGCTGGTCCGCTCGCGGCATCCGGACTATGTGGTGCTGCAGTTCTGGGGCAACGCGTGGGGCTACACCTGGTGCATGGACGGGATCACCTACAACGCCTCGCAGCAGAGGTACTTCACGCGCTACCGGGCCGATCTGCGCCGGCTCACCGAGCAGATCGCCGCGGCCGGCGGGGACCGACGGCCGAAGATCGTGTGGGTGCTGCAGGGGCCGGACCCGATCACGCCCGACCGGGTCCGGCGTGTGAACGAGATGTACGAGCGGCAGGCCGCCGCCTCGCGCGATCTCGTCGCCGACGCGGGCGCCGCGGTGAGCCCCGCCGGGGCCCGCTACACCTGGGCCCAGTACCTGCCGTGCACCGGCTACGAGCGGGAACACGCCGACTACTGCACCCAGCCGGGCCGCGACCGCACCGCCCTCCACCTCGACGCGGACTACCTGCACTTCTGCCTGGCGCCCACCACCTCCACACCGAAGCCGTGCCCGGCACGCTCCCCCGGCATCCTGCGGATCGCCCGGGAGATCACGCGGGTGATCGCGGGCCGGGTTCGCGCTCGATGA